Proteins from one Triticum aestivum cultivar Chinese Spring chromosome 7A, IWGSC CS RefSeq v2.1, whole genome shotgun sequence genomic window:
- the LOC123150429 gene encoding 26.2 kDa heat shock protein, mitochondrial (The sequence of the model RefSeq protein was modified relative to this genomic sequence to represent the inferred CDS: added 31 bases not found in genome assembly) — MASAVVCKGEGAAPASLLKSGAPVAFRSVDSPAVTAARRPYNTKAKEVSRYDDDDDDYSARDLVTPSFFSQDVIDSLGPPTSMARLLSLMKAGLSSTAAGAGASLLGRWVAKEDDDAVYLKVPMPGLTKEHVEVRADKNILVIKGEGEKQPWDGDDDDSAVPKYNRRIEVPAADAYKMDKINAEMKNGVLWVTLLKVKEEDRTDVFHVKVE; from the exons GTGCCGCGCCGGCCAGCCTCCTCAAGTCCGGTGCTCCCGTGGCCTTCCGCTCGGTCGACTCCCCCGCcgtcaccgccgcccgccgcccgtacAACACCAAGGCCAAGGAGGTCAGCCgctacgacgacgacgacgacgactacagCGCCCGCGACCTCGTCACCCCCAGCTTCTTCTCGCAGG ACGTGATCGACTCGCTCGGCCCGCCGACCAGCATGGCCCGTCTGCTGTCTCTGATGAAGGCCGGCCTCTCCTCCACTGCTGCTGGGGCTGGGGCGTCGCTGCTCGGACGCTGGGTGGCCAAGGAGGACGACGACGCGGTGTACCTCAAGGTGCCGATGCCGGGGCTGACCAAGGAGCACGTGGAGGTGCGGGCGGACAAGAACATCCTGGTGATCAAGGGCGAGGGCGAGAAGCAGCCCtgggacggcgacgacgacgactccGCGGTGCCGAAGTACAACCGCCGCATCGAGGTGCCCGCTGCTGACGCGTACAAGATGGACAAGATCAATGCCGAGATGAAGAATGGCGTGCTCTGGGTCACCCTGCTCAAGGTCAAGGAGGAGGACCGCACGGACGTCTTCCACGTCAAGGTCGAGTAG
- the LOC123152330 gene encoding 26.2 kDa heat shock protein, mitochondrial-like, whose amino-acid sequence MASAVDCKGKEIAPASLLKSGAPVAFRSVHSPAVTAARRPYNTQAKEVSRYDDDDDDYSGRDLVIPSFFSQDVIDPLGAPTSMARLLSLMEDVASQTGGLSSTAGAGASRLGRWVAKEDDDAVYLKVPMPGLTKEHVEVRADKNILVIKGEGEKQPWDGDDDDSAVPKYNRRIEVPSADAYKMDKIKAEMKNGVLWVTLLKVKEEERKDVFHVKVE is encoded by the exons ATGGCTTCCGCCGTCGATTGCAAGGGCAAGGAAATCGCGCCGGCCAGCCTCCTCAAGTCCGGTGCTCCCGTGGCCTTCCGCTCGGTCCACTCCCCCGCcgtcaccgccgcccgccgcccgtacAACACCCAGGCCAAGGAGGTCAGCCgctacgacgacgacgacgacgactacagCGGCCGCGACCTCGTCATCCCCAGCTTCTTCTCGCAGG ACGTGATCGACCCGCTCGGCGCGCCGACCAGCATGGCCCGTCTGCTGTCTCTGATGGAGGACGTCGCATCTCAGACCGGCGGCCTCTCCTCCACTGCTGGGGCTGGCGCGTCGCGGCTCGGACGCTGGGTGGCCAAGGAGGACGACGACGCGGTGTACCTCAAGGTGCCGATGCCGGGGCTGACCAAGGAGCACGTGGAGGTGCGCGCGGACAAGAACATCCTGGTGATCAAGGGCGAGGGCGAGAAGCAGCCCtgggacggcgacgacgacgactccGCGGTGCCGAAGTACAACCGCCGCATCGAGGTGCCCTCTGCTGACGCGTACAAGATGGACAAGATCAAGGCCGAGATGAAGAACGGCGTGCTCTGGGTCACCCTGCTCAAGGTCAAGGAGGAGGAGCGCAAGGACGTCTTCCACGTCAAGGTCGAGTAG